Proteins found in one Pontibacter sp. SGAir0037 genomic segment:
- the prfA gene encoding peptide chain release factor 1, with product MLDKLEAINQRFEEVSQLLVQPDVASDMKKFKALNKEYKDLDKIVTEYKKYLNILSNIDSAKQVIATEKDEDFREMAKEELDELLPKRDELEELLKELLIPKDPNDSKDIIMEIRAGAGGDEASIFAGDLYRMYSRFAEKQGWRVELIDATEGTSGGYKEIIVGLSGEDVYGKLKFESGVHRVQRVPATETQGRIHTSVASVVVLPEVEEFDVQIDMNDIRKDLFCSSGPGGQSVNTTYSAVRLTHLPTGLVAQCQDQKSQLKNFDKALAVLRSRIYEQELAKKLEAEGAQRKSMVGGGDRSDKIRTYNYPQGRVTDHRIGYTVYNLPSVMDGGIEDFVEELRIAENAEKLKEGATA from the coding sequence ATGTTAGATAAATTAGAAGCCATAAATCAGCGTTTCGAAGAGGTGAGCCAATTGCTTGTCCAGCCTGATGTGGCGAGCGACATGAAAAAGTTCAAGGCGCTGAACAAGGAGTACAAAGACCTCGACAAAATAGTAACTGAATATAAGAAGTACCTGAACATACTGAGTAACATCGATAGCGCCAAACAAGTTATTGCTACCGAAAAAGACGAAGACTTTCGCGAAATGGCCAAAGAAGAGCTCGATGAGCTGCTTCCGAAGCGTGATGAGCTGGAAGAGCTTCTAAAAGAGTTGCTTATCCCGAAAGATCCGAACGACAGCAAAGACATTATTATGGAGATTCGTGCGGGTGCTGGTGGCGACGAGGCTTCTATTTTTGCTGGCGACTTATACCGTATGTACAGCCGTTTCGCTGAAAAGCAAGGCTGGAGAGTAGAGTTGATTGACGCAACAGAAGGTACTTCGGGTGGTTATAAAGAGATTATTGTAGGCTTGTCTGGCGAAGATGTATACGGTAAGCTGAAGTTTGAATCGGGCGTGCATCGTGTACAGCGCGTGCCGGCAACCGAAACACAAGGCCGTATCCATACATCTGTAGCTTCGGTAGTAGTACTGCCTGAAGTAGAAGAGTTTGATGTGCAAATCGACATGAACGACATCCGTAAAGACCTTTTCTGTTCTTCCGGACCTGGTGGTCAGTCGGTAAACACGACTTATTCTGCGGTGCGCTTAACCCACCTTCCAACAGGCCTTGTGGCGCAGTGCCAGGACCAGAAATCGCAGCTGAAGAACTTTGATAAAGCCTTAGCTGTACTTCGTTCCCGTATCTATGAACAGGAGTTGGCCAAAAAGCTGGAGGCTGAAGGAGCACAACGTAAGAGCATGGTGGGTGGCGGAGATCGCTCCGACAAAATTCGTACCTATAACTATCCGCAAGGCCGCGTAACTGATCACCGCATCGGTTATACAGTATACAACCTGCCTTCTGTAATGGACGGTGGTATAGAAGATTTTGTAGAAGAACTACGTATTGCTGAAAATGCTGAAAAACTGAAAGAAGGTGCTACGGCCTAA
- a CDS encoding DUF3365 domain-containing protein: MLKKMFTRHKLLLYITLATTFIVSGCELKVKPIEGGKEIAKELERHKIKRVTEKDFLVAARTAGDSITRVAQRALDARLQVALQTNDIATAMAYCQPENYAAVDSLEQLYGAIARRTSSKLRNPQNKAAQSISDLVGQYERKERNESATLELSEEELLYTAPIFIRNESCLHCHGTPGKEILEADYALIKAKYPADEAVGYKTGELRGMWHITFDKKAFVTYLNAQPKKSWRKSK; encoded by the coding sequence ATGCTTAAAAAGATGTTCACCCGGCACAAATTACTCTTATATATAACTTTAGCAACCACCTTTATAGTTTCAGGTTGCGAATTAAAAGTTAAGCCCATAGAAGGCGGCAAAGAAATAGCGAAAGAACTTGAGCGGCATAAGATAAAGCGGGTAACTGAAAAAGACTTTCTGGTAGCAGCCCGTACCGCAGGAGATTCGATTACGAGGGTGGCCCAGCGGGCACTGGATGCGCGGCTGCAGGTGGCTTTACAAACTAATGATATAGCTACCGCCATGGCGTATTGCCAGCCAGAAAACTATGCAGCCGTTGATTCGCTGGAGCAACTGTATGGCGCTATAGCCCGCCGGACCAGTAGTAAATTGCGAAACCCGCAGAACAAGGCTGCTCAAAGCATATCGGACCTGGTAGGGCAATATGAAAGAAAAGAACGCAACGAATCTGCAACGCTTGAGCTTTCAGAAGAAGAACTGCTTTACACAGCCCCGATCTTTATCAGAAACGAAAGTTGCCTCCATTGCCATGGCACGCCCGGCAAAGAAATCCTGGAAGCTGATTATGCTCTTATCAAAGCAAAATATCCAGCAGATGAAGCTGTTGGCTACAAGACCGGCGAGCTAAGGGGCATGTGGCACATTACTTTTGATAAAAAAGCATTTGTTACTTATTTAAATGCTCAGCCTAAAAAAAGCTGGCGAAAAAGCAAATAG
- a CDS encoding co-chaperone YbbN has product MAVIKATDDDFSTLLNSNQRVVVKYYADWCGNCRLFAPKFKRMSDDEQFADVAFVDVNAETSPEARKIAGVTNLPFFAVFKGGQLVDTVAASKEEAVRGLINKLTA; this is encoded by the coding sequence ATGGCCGTTATAAAAGCAACTGACGACGATTTTTCAACTTTATTAAATTCCAACCAACGTGTTGTTGTAAAATATTATGCAGACTGGTGTGGTAACTGCCGCCTGTTTGCCCCAAAATTCAAGCGCATGTCTGATGATGAGCAATTTGCTGATGTTGCCTTTGTTGATGTAAACGCTGAAACAAGCCCGGAAGCCCGCAAGATTGCCGGAGTAACTAATCTGCCTTTCTTTGCAGTGTTTAAAGGAGGCCAGTTAGTAGATACAGTGGCAGCAAGCAAAGAAGAAGCTGTAAGAGGACTTATTAATAAATTAACTGCTTAA
- a CDS encoding TetR/AcrR family transcriptional regulator — MTFLETILGEILQVFKNEGIETNSEQNLIKRLDIRQSTFHELFSDKGDMVKKTVAFDLEEQKRAHAAILAEASSAVEKIIILLQDGIKNIRQTNPAYVIDLRTHYPEAWQMCLDHLNSFSYHEISGILNEGILSGDFRKDINIQLVTKIILEQLNMMLNPTVFPPDYFNLAEVFRSIYLYYVRGLCTERGGKLAEEIFSRLTS, encoded by the coding sequence ATGACATTCTTGGAAACCATATTAGGGGAGATTCTTCAGGTATTTAAAAATGAAGGTATAGAAACAAATTCTGAACAAAACCTTATTAAGAGACTGGATATCCGTCAATCTACCTTTCACGAGCTTTTTTCTGATAAGGGAGACATGGTGAAAAAGACTGTTGCTTTCGATCTGGAAGAACAGAAACGTGCCCATGCTGCTATACTGGCTGAAGCCAGCAGTGCTGTAGAAAAAATTATAATATTATTACAGGATGGTATAAAGAACATAAGACAAACAAATCCTGCTTATGTCATCGATCTGCGTACGCATTATCCTGAGGCATGGCAAATGTGCCTGGACCACTTAAATTCTTTTTCCTATCATGAAATATCCGGAATCTTAAATGAGGGCATTCTAAGTGGAGATTTCCGGAAGGATATAAATATTCAGCTGGTTACAAAAATTATATTAGAGCAACTGAACATGATGCTGAACCCCACTGTGTTTCCTCCGGATTATTTTAACCTTGCCGAAGTTTTCAGGAGTATATATTTATACTATGTGCGCGGGTTATGTACCGAAAGAGGCGGCAAACTGGCAGAGGAAATATTTTCAAGATTAACTTCATAA
- a CDS encoding carotenoid biosynthesis protein → MPQTDSRAITATKKKYAEYFFPAAVAVLVIFHAVGLWGLAFSGNAAYFQSLTPLNLLLTNAILFSLHKQWNLSFIVFAIVTAVTGFMAEVVGVHTALLFGYYTYGEALGTKLWEVPLLIGLNWLMLVYTTGHISNYTRWHWLAKCILGAALMVLLDYFIEPVAVKFDFWSWTNNQIPVTNFTGWFGIAFLLQICFQKANFQKGNKIAPVVFFIQAFFFISLFMLL, encoded by the coding sequence ATGCCACAAACGGACTCACGAGCCATTACTGCCACTAAAAAAAAATATGCCGAATACTTTTTTCCGGCTGCGGTAGCAGTGCTGGTAATATTTCATGCAGTTGGTTTGTGGGGACTGGCTTTCAGTGGAAATGCAGCTTATTTCCAGTCGCTAACACCGCTCAATTTACTGCTTACCAATGCTATTTTATTCAGCTTGCACAAGCAGTGGAATCTAAGCTTTATTGTTTTTGCCATAGTAACAGCTGTAACAGGATTTATGGCAGAGGTAGTAGGAGTGCATACAGCCTTGCTGTTCGGGTATTATACCTATGGAGAGGCCTTGGGTACAAAACTGTGGGAAGTGCCCCTGCTGATAGGGCTGAACTGGCTGATGCTGGTATATACGACAGGGCATATAAGCAATTATACACGTTGGCATTGGCTGGCTAAGTGTATCCTGGGAGCAGCTTTAATGGTGTTGCTTGATTATTTTATAGAACCTGTAGCCGTTAAGTTTGACTTCTGGAGCTGGACCAATAATCAGATTCCTGTTACAAACTTTACAGGCTGGTTCGGAATTGCCTTTCTCTTACAAATCTGCTTTCAAAAAGCAAACTTCCAAAAGGGCAATAAAATAGCTCCTGTTGTATTTTTTATTCAAGCTTTCTTCTTTATTAGTTTATTTATGCTGCTGTAG
- the crtD gene encoding 1-hydroxycarotenoid 3,4-desaturase CrtD, whose product MNKAAIIGSGIGGIAAAIRLAVKGYAVTVFETADTFGGKMQQFWLGGYRFDAGPSLFTLPHLVDELFSLAGKKPSEYFTYVRLDPITHYFWPDGSHLKAYADAAQFAKETELQLGVPQQAVQEVLAKSARLYQGTSDTFLHKSLHRLNTYLSADVLKALGCLSDLGLTTTMHAANEQLFSDHRFVQLLDRFATYNGSDPYQAPGTLNLIPHLEHNIGAFYPKGGIYAIAESLVRLAEELGVQFRYNEAVEQIITAGAKAIGIRTAKGTFAAEVVVSNMDVVPTYRKLLTGHKAPEKTLQQPRSSSALIYYWGIKKEFPELHLHNIFFSKNYKEEFKHIFQHKTISTDPTVYVNITSKLDAADAPPGGENWFVMVNVPHNQGQDWDKLISVTRETVVRKLSAMLHTDIAPFIEVEQVLDPLLIEQKTSSFAGALYGSSSNNRMAAFLRHPNFNSSIKGLYFCGGSVHPGGGIPLCLLSAKIVGDMVPAAK is encoded by the coding sequence ATGAATAAAGCAGCCATTATTGGTTCGGGAATCGGAGGTATTGCAGCGGCTATCAGACTGGCTGTAAAAGGATATGCGGTAACTGTATTTGAGACAGCCGATACATTTGGCGGTAAAATGCAGCAGTTCTGGTTAGGGGGATACAGGTTCGATGCTGGCCCTTCTCTCTTCACTCTCCCCCACCTGGTAGATGAGCTTTTTAGTTTGGCAGGCAAAAAACCTTCCGAATACTTTACTTATGTACGGCTCGACCCGATCACACATTATTTCTGGCCTGATGGCAGCCATTTGAAAGCTTATGCTGATGCTGCACAATTTGCTAAAGAAACGGAGCTGCAGCTGGGGGTGCCGCAGCAGGCTGTTCAGGAGGTTTTGGCAAAAAGCGCCAGGCTGTATCAGGGTACTTCCGATACCTTTCTGCACAAATCGCTGCACCGGCTGAACACCTACCTGAGCGCAGATGTATTAAAGGCTTTAGGCTGCCTCTCCGACCTGGGTTTAACCACAACTATGCATGCTGCAAATGAGCAGTTATTTTCAGACCATCGGTTCGTGCAGCTACTGGACAGGTTCGCCACCTACAATGGTTCTGATCCTTATCAGGCACCGGGTACTCTAAACCTGATTCCGCACCTGGAGCATAATATCGGTGCGTTTTATCCAAAGGGTGGAATTTATGCTATTGCCGAAAGCCTGGTAAGGCTGGCAGAGGAGTTGGGCGTACAGTTTCGGTATAATGAGGCGGTGGAGCAGATTATAACTGCAGGTGCGAAGGCAATAGGTATAAGAACAGCAAAAGGAACCTTTGCAGCCGAGGTAGTAGTAAGTAACATGGATGTTGTGCCGACTTACCGTAAGTTGCTTACTGGACATAAAGCACCTGAAAAAACATTGCAGCAGCCACGATCCAGCTCCGCTTTAATATACTATTGGGGCATTAAAAAAGAGTTTCCGGAGCTACACCTGCACAATATTTTCTTTAGTAAAAACTATAAAGAAGAATTTAAGCACATCTTCCAGCACAAAACAATTAGCACCGATCCAACGGTGTATGTAAATATTACTTCTAAACTTGATGCTGCCGACGCGCCACCAGGAGGGGAGAACTGGTTTGTAATGGTAAATGTGCCTCATAACCAGGGGCAGGATTGGGACAAGTTGATTTCCGTTACACGTGAAACAGTTGTCAGGAAATTAAGTGCTATGCTTCACACAGATATTGCTCCGTTTATAGAGGTAGAGCAAGTGCTGGACCCTCTCCTGATCGAGCAGAAAACCTCGTCTTTTGCGGGAGCACTGTACGGAAGCAGTTCTAATAACAGAATGGCTGCTTTTTTGCGGCATCCTAATTTTAACAGCAGCATCAAAGGATTGTACTTTTGTGGAGGTAGTGTTCACCCCGGAGGAGGAATCCCTTTATGTCTACTGTCGGCTAAAATTGTGGGCGATATGGTGCCTGCCGCGAAATAA
- a CDS encoding DEAD/DEAH box helicase: MKVYTTQPFQVIYSLFEHEYLGYLFESFVVQVNSKGQLTLQHQNISAKNADEFASRLDGNDFKLITLIDQIQQDAVLKKFSSKKVTTAEFFLKTYDPEKGDKTLQEAISHYIQVKMGKILDLLQDKFTFIMGKDGEPTWKQIKIAPEKATVLFHFRRNDDNTHYFPTIKYAGEKLDFQYRNATLICYEPAWLMLDDVVYSFEKAIDGKKLQPFLHKKFIVIPRSVEENYYRKFVTPLVESFDVYAKGFDIKSEKYTPSPYLTFSEVKAVEAPAVLSNGRAERADRASVAEKILFDLSFKYGDYVVETHEAKRVSVSMEKTQDSYIFHRLIRDVNHEREFVKELSKRALEVKNGQVVLDKSEAFSWLNNHVQELEQLGFTVRQSEKSGKSYFIGEVSVDVGITENNDWFDIYGIVRFGEFEIPFIKLKNHILTKNNEFKLPNGQIAIIPEEWFTQYIELFAFSEGEDSLTLKKHHTALVNDLQNGNLATVTMSRKLEKLREFEVIEDHPLPAGFQGELRPYQKAGYNWLHFVKDYKFGGCLADDMGLGKTVQTLAMLQHRKENGAETATLLIMPTSLIYNWLNEAQKFTPELRILNYTGTYREKNVEQFKDYDLILTSYGIARLDAEMLKDYYFDYIILDESQAIKNPDSNTSRAVRSLKSRHRLILTGTPVENSTMDLWSQMSFINPGLLGNQHFFRNEFLRPIEKEKDEQKTRKLHALIKPFILRRHKSQVAKELPEKIEHTTYCKMTEEQEHAYEETKSYYRNKILKSLEENGSGNTQFMLLQGLIKLRQIANHPLMTDAGYEGESGKLKEVMRMTKNVVTKGHKVLIFSQFVKHLEIIRKVLDEREITYAYLDGNTKNRQQQVERFQTDVSIQVFLISLKAGGVGLNLTAADYVFILDPWWNPAVEAQAVDRAHRIGQQNKVFTYKFITKDTVEEKILALQNRKIQLVTDLISTDETIIKSLTKEDIDNLLS; encoded by the coding sequence ATGAAAGTGTATACTACACAGCCCTTTCAGGTAATCTATTCGCTTTTTGAGCATGAATACCTAGGCTATCTTTTCGAATCGTTTGTGGTGCAGGTAAATTCCAAAGGTCAACTTACATTGCAGCACCAGAACATTTCTGCCAAAAATGCCGATGAATTTGCCTCACGCTTAGATGGGAACGACTTCAAACTGATCACCCTGATCGACCAGATTCAACAGGATGCGGTGCTGAAGAAGTTTTCCTCAAAAAAAGTTACCACAGCAGAATTCTTCCTGAAAACCTATGATCCTGAAAAGGGAGATAAAACGCTGCAGGAGGCGATCAGCCATTACATACAGGTAAAGATGGGTAAGATACTTGACCTGCTGCAGGACAAGTTCACCTTTATTATGGGAAAGGACGGAGAGCCAACCTGGAAACAGATCAAAATAGCACCCGAAAAAGCTACTGTACTTTTCCATTTCAGGCGCAACGACGATAATACTCATTACTTTCCAACCATCAAATATGCAGGTGAGAAACTGGATTTCCAGTACCGCAATGCTACCCTGATCTGCTACGAACCAGCCTGGCTGATGCTGGATGATGTGGTGTATAGTTTTGAAAAGGCTATAGACGGTAAAAAGCTACAGCCTTTCCTCCATAAGAAATTTATTGTGATTCCTCGTTCTGTAGAGGAAAACTATTACCGCAAGTTTGTAACACCGCTGGTGGAATCGTTTGATGTGTATGCCAAAGGCTTCGATATCAAATCAGAAAAATATACACCGAGTCCTTACCTTACTTTCTCTGAGGTTAAAGCCGTAGAGGCACCAGCTGTGCTATCCAATGGCCGTGCCGAAAGAGCCGACAGAGCTTCCGTTGCCGAGAAGATTTTATTTGATCTGTCTTTTAAGTACGGTGACTATGTGGTAGAAACACACGAAGCAAAGCGTGTAAGCGTCAGCATGGAAAAAACGCAGGATTCCTATATTTTCCACCGCTTGATCCGTGATGTGAATCATGAAAGGGAGTTTGTAAAAGAGCTTTCAAAACGTGCCCTGGAGGTAAAGAATGGGCAGGTGGTATTAGATAAAAGCGAGGCCTTCTCGTGGTTGAACAATCATGTGCAAGAGTTGGAGCAGTTAGGTTTTACCGTGCGTCAATCCGAAAAAAGCGGCAAAAGCTACTTTATCGGAGAAGTTAGTGTTGATGTAGGCATTACTGAAAACAACGACTGGTTCGACATCTATGGCATAGTTCGCTTTGGTGAATTTGAGATTCCTTTCATCAAGCTGAAAAACCACATCCTAACCAAAAATAATGAGTTTAAGCTGCCCAACGGCCAAATAGCTATTATTCCGGAAGAGTGGTTTACGCAGTATATAGAACTGTTTGCCTTTTCGGAAGGAGAAGATTCTCTCACCCTGAAGAAGCATCATACGGCTTTGGTGAATGATTTGCAGAACGGTAACCTGGCTACTGTTACCATGAGCCGTAAACTGGAGAAGTTGCGTGAGTTTGAGGTGATAGAAGATCATCCTTTACCGGCAGGTTTTCAGGGGGAGCTGCGGCCTTATCAGAAAGCAGGCTATAATTGGCTGCACTTTGTAAAGGACTATAAGTTTGGAGGCTGCCTGGCCGATGACATGGGCTTGGGTAAAACAGTGCAAACATTGGCTATGCTGCAACACCGCAAGGAAAATGGAGCAGAAACAGCTACCTTGCTTATCATGCCTACTTCGCTGATTTACAATTGGCTGAACGAGGCACAGAAGTTTACGCCAGAGCTGCGCATTCTGAACTATACGGGCACTTACCGGGAAAAGAATGTGGAGCAGTTCAAAGATTATGATCTAATTTTAACCTCCTATGGTATAGCGCGCCTGGATGCAGAAATGCTGAAAGACTATTACTTCGATTATATTATACTGGATGAGTCGCAGGCAATTAAAAACCCCGATTCCAATACCTCGCGCGCTGTTCGGTCTTTAAAATCACGGCACCGCCTGATTCTTACGGGTACGCCTGTAGAGAATAGTACCATGGACCTGTGGTCGCAGATGTCTTTTATTAATCCTGGTTTACTTGGTAATCAGCACTTCTTCCGCAACGAGTTTCTGCGGCCGATAGAAAAAGAAAAGGACGAGCAGAAAACACGGAAGCTGCATGCTCTCATAAAGCCATTTATTCTGCGCAGGCACAAATCGCAGGTGGCAAAAGAACTGCCTGAGAAAATAGAGCATACTACGTACTGTAAAATGACAGAGGAGCAGGAGCATGCCTACGAAGAAACAAAATCTTATTACCGTAATAAGATACTGAAGAGCTTGGAAGAAAATGGCTCCGGAAATACGCAGTTCATGCTCTTGCAGGGCCTGATCAAGCTCCGGCAGATTGCCAACCACCCGCTGATGACAGATGCAGGCTACGAAGGAGAATCGGGTAAGCTGAAAGAAGTAATGCGCATGACTAAAAATGTGGTGACGAAGGGCCACAAGGTGCTAATCTTTAGTCAATTTGTGAAACATCTGGAAATTATTCGCAAAGTGTTGGATGAGCGTGAAATTACTTATGCCTATTTGGACGGGAATACTAAAAACAGGCAACAGCAGGTAGAGCGCTTCCAGACGGATGTAAGTATACAGGTGTTTCTGATTTCCCTGAAAGCAGGTGGTGTAGGCCTTAACTTAACGGCAGCAGATTATGTGTTTATCCTGGACCCGTGGTGGAACCCGGCTGTAGAGGCGCAGGCAGTGGACAGGGCGCATCGGATCGGGCAGCAGAACAAAGTGTTTACCTATAAGTTTATTACCAAAGATACTGTAGAGGAAAAGATACTCGCTCTGCAGAACCGTAAAATACAATTGGTAACAGACCTGATCAGTACCGATGAAACCATTATCAAGAGCCTTACCAAGGAGGATATTGATAATCTGCTGAGCTAA
- a CDS encoding FtsX-like permease family protein yields MNVPFLIAKRYFFSRKKRNIISIISNIAMIGVAVGSMALIIVLSVFNGLEDLIRTIYSSFDPDLKITAVEGKSFETDTEFMNRIRRTPGVAVVSEIIEDNALLRYNDRQMVVKVKGVSENFFQQNDIDSSIVEGHHELIVNEVYYALVGRGVQYQLSIRPSNQFVPLQFLYPRNTKFNPLNPEGAFNSLNIAAGGVFAIERQYDDAYVFVPLNFAEELLEYGRRRTSLEIKVERGARIETVKRALQQALGESFNVQDSDEQHTSLLRAVKVEKLFVFITFAFILLIASLNIFFSLSMLVIDKQKDIAVLASMGATAKTIQNIFLFEGALVAFIGAAYGLSMGMLVCNLQQTFGIVSMGMATSVVDSYPVKMQWEDFVLTGVAIIVITLLVSIRPARKAAAISVRDNL; encoded by the coding sequence ATGAATGTACCTTTTCTGATAGCAAAACGATATTTTTTCTCCAGGAAGAAGAGGAACATCATCAGCATTATCTCCAATATCGCTATGATTGGTGTGGCGGTGGGATCGATGGCTTTGATTATTGTGCTTTCTGTATTTAACGGATTGGAAGACCTGATTCGTACAATATACAGCAGCTTCGACCCCGATCTGAAAATAACAGCGGTAGAAGGCAAGTCTTTTGAAACAGATACCGAATTCATGAACCGCATCAGGCGTACCCCAGGCGTGGCAGTGGTGTCAGAAATCATAGAAGACAATGCATTGCTTCGCTACAACGACCGCCAGATGGTGGTAAAGGTAAAGGGCGTTAGCGAAAACTTCTTTCAGCAGAATGATATAGACTCTTCTATTGTAGAGGGGCACCATGAGCTGATTGTAAATGAGGTATATTATGCGCTGGTAGGGCGGGGAGTACAATACCAGCTTTCTATCAGGCCTAGCAACCAGTTTGTGCCTTTGCAATTCCTTTACCCGCGCAACACCAAATTTAATCCGCTGAACCCGGAGGGAGCCTTTAATAGCCTGAATATAGCTGCCGGTGGTGTTTTTGCCATAGAACGCCAGTACGACGATGCTTACGTATTTGTACCCCTGAACTTTGCAGAAGAGCTTCTGGAGTACGGGCGGCGGCGCACTTCCCTTGAAATAAAAGTAGAGCGTGGAGCCAGAATTGAGACCGTTAAACGGGCGCTGCAGCAGGCGCTCGGAGAAAGCTTTAATGTGCAGGACAGCGATGAGCAGCATACCAGCTTGTTACGGGCTGTTAAGGTAGAAAAGCTCTTCGTATTCATCACCTTCGCCTTTATTCTTCTGATAGCTTCGCTGAATATATTCTTCTCGCTTTCTATGCTGGTAATCGATAAACAGAAAGACATAGCGGTGCTGGCTTCTATGGGAGCTACAGCCAAAACCATACAGAATATATTCTTATTCGAGGGAGCCTTAGTTGCTTTTATCGGGGCTGCCTATGGCCTGTCTATGGGAATGCTGGTGTGTAACCTGCAACAAACCTTTGGGATAGTATCAATGGGGATGGCAACTTCTGTAGTAGACTCATACCCGGTAAAAATGCAGTGGGAAGACTTTGTGCTTACCGGAGTAGCCATTATTGTTATTACATTACTGGTTTCTATAAGGCCTGCCCGCAAAGCAGCTGCTATTTCTGTGCGGGATAATCTTTAA
- a CDS encoding bifunctional 2-polyprenyl-6-hydroxyphenol methylase/3-demethylubiquinol 3-O-methyltransferase UbiG, producing MQYDPIKRVLGDVFNRTPFLRRVFFHLLDLLLLRTWHVHKELRAWAVSRKGKEQRILDAGAGFGQYTYYLSNMSSKWCIQAVDVKDEQISDNNHFFRALGRHNVLFRNADLVQYREPNAYDLVLSVDVMEHILEDVEVFRNFHASMRSGGMLVISTPSDQGGSDVTGDHDTSFIEEHVRDGYNIQEIQQKLRTAGFRKVEAKYSYGKPGQVSWRLSMKYPMLMLNVSKIFFLVLPFYYLITFPFCLLLNWMDVNGKHATGTGLIVKAWK from the coding sequence ATGCAGTATGATCCTATAAAACGCGTGTTGGGCGATGTGTTCAACCGAACGCCATTCCTGCGCCGTGTTTTTTTCCACCTTTTAGACCTGCTTCTGCTCCGCACCTGGCATGTGCATAAAGAGCTGCGGGCATGGGCTGTAAGCCGTAAAGGCAAAGAGCAGCGGATATTGGATGCCGGTGCCGGTTTTGGCCAGTATACGTACTACCTCTCCAACATGAGCAGCAAGTGGTGCATACAGGCTGTGGATGTGAAGGATGAGCAAATCTCCGATAACAACCATTTTTTCAGGGCACTTGGCAGGCATAATGTGCTTTTCCGCAATGCAGACCTGGTGCAGTACCGGGAGCCGAACGCATATGACCTGGTGCTGTCTGTTGATGTAATGGAGCATATACTGGAGGATGTGGAGGTGTTCCGTAACTTTCATGCTTCTATGCGTTCAGGTGGTATGCTGGTTATTTCAACTCCTTCCGATCAGGGTGGTTCTGATGTAACAGGCGATCACGATACTTCATTTATAGAAGAACACGTACGCGACGGGTATAATATTCAGGAGATACAGCAGAAGCTGCGTACGGCAGGTTTCCGTAAGGTAGAGGCAAAGTACTCTTATGGCAAACCCGGGCAGGTATCCTGGCGTTTGTCTATGAAGTACCCGATGCTCATGCTCAACGTCTCTAAAATTTTCTTCCTGGTTTTACCGTTTTACTATCTCATTACGTTTCCGTTTTGCCTGCTGCTGAACTGGATGGATGTTAACGGCAAGCATGCAACAGGAACAGGGCTTATTGTAAAAGCCTGGAAGTAG
- the rbfA gene encoding 30S ribosome-binding factor RbfA has product MESKRQQKFSRLIQKELAEIFQREVPHLFGGAYISVSVVRVSPDLGLARVYLSVMMAKSNEGLLLEIRANTKTIRHLLAQRIKKQVRVIPELVFYLDDSAEYAAHIDKLFSNIEIPPADENEESSEEDEDDADSQ; this is encoded by the coding sequence ATGGAAAGTAAAAGACAACAGAAATTTTCTCGCCTGATTCAGAAAGAGTTGGCGGAAATCTTTCAGAGAGAGGTTCCGCATCTTTTTGGAGGGGCTTATATATCAGTAAGTGTGGTTCGTGTGTCGCCAGACCTGGGGCTGGCGCGTGTTTACCTGAGTGTAATGATGGCAAAGAGTAATGAGGGTTTGCTGCTCGAGATACGTGCCAATACAAAGACGATACGCCATTTGCTGGCTCAGCGCATTAAAAAGCAGGTGCGTGTTATACCAGAACTGGTGTTTTACCTCGACGATAGCGCAGAGTATGCTGCTCACATTGATAAATTATTTTCTAACATCGAGATTCCTCCTGCCGACGAAAACGAAGAGAGCAGTGAAGAAGACGAAGACGATGCCGATTCCCAATAG
- the rpiB gene encoding ribose 5-phosphate isomerase B — MAYKIAIGGDHAGYTYKGMLKEVLAELGHEVHDFGPDSDASVDYPDHVHPLANAVEAKEADFGILICGSGNGVAITANKHRQIRAALCWETKLAALARSHNNANVLCIPARFVSQEKAADMVRTFLSTDFEGGRHQTRVDKISNC; from the coding sequence ATGGCTTATAAAATTGCAATTGGCGGTGACCACGCAGGCTATACCTACAAAGGTATGTTAAAAGAAGTGCTGGCAGAACTGGGGCATGAGGTACACGACTTTGGGCCTGATTCAGATGCTTCGGTGGATTACCCGGACCATGTGCATCCGCTGGCAAATGCTGTGGAAGCGAAAGAAGCTGATTTTGGTATCCTGATTTGCGGAAGTGGAAACGGTGTGGCCATAACAGCTAATAAGCACCGCCAGATTCGTGCTGCCCTTTGCTGGGAAACAAAACTGGCAGCCCTGGCACGTTCTCATAACAATGCCAATGTACTTTGCATACCGGCCCGCTTCGTGTCGCAGGAAAAAGCTGCTGATATGGTGCGAACCTTTCTTTCAACCGATTTTGAAGGCGGCCGCCACCAGACCCGCGTAGACAAAATTTCGAACTGCTAA